In Candidatus Margulisiibacteriota bacterium, the genomic stretch TATTTATTCGATGATGAGCTGTCAATTGTGAATACGAATTTTAATGCAACTCATTACCTGTTATCAAGTATAAAAGAACTGGTCCCAAACTGCAGATTCTATTTTGCCGGTTCAAGTGAAATGTTCGGTGAACCGGAAACTTCTCCTCAAGATGAAGAGTGCCGGTTTAATCCGCGATCAATCTATGGGATATCAAAGCTGGCAAGTTATTATGTAACCAAGAACTATCGTGAACAGTATGGTCTCTATTGTTGTACCGGAATAACGTATAATCATGAGTCACCCCGTCGGGGACATTCGTTTGTAACCAGAAAAATCACTTCAGGGGTAGCAAAAATTGTTATGGGAAAAGCCAGGAAATTAGAACTTGGAAATCTTGATACCGTAAGGGATTGGGGATATGCTCCTGATTATGCCCAGGCAATGTGGCTTATGTTGAACAATCCTTTAGGCCCAAAAGATTACGTAATTTCGACAGGTATTGGTCATACAGTTAAGAATTTTCTCGATGTTGCATTTTCTTTAAAAGGGTTGGATTATCGAGATTACGTTGAGGTAAATCAGAAATATTTTAGACCAGCTGAAAAAAAATGCCTTATAGGCAATTCTTCATTAATTAAAGAAGAATTAGGCTGGATGCCAACGAAAAAGTTCGAGGATATTATTACTGATATGGTACTGGGAGATATTGATTTATTGTCGAATAATGTGCAGGAATGCGGTTAACGATAATACATTCCATCCGTTGGAATTTATATAATGACAGATTAATGTGCGTGATGTTAATATATTGAGGTGCCGTAAATAAAGGCTTAGCGTAAGGTTGGATTAACATGGGCAAGGTGAAAAAAGTATTACAAATAAATAAACTTTACTATCCTTGGATCGGTGGAGTAGAGAAGCACATACAAGATCTTTCGGAACATTTGCTGGAGTTTGATGACCTGGATATTCAAGTGCTCGCCAGCAATGAAACTTATAACTATGCTGATGAGGTTATTGGCGGGGTCAAGGTGAAAAAGCTTCCGAATATAGTCCACCTGTTTTTTAAAAAGGTATTACTTTTCTCAACGCCGGTTTGTCTTTCATTCCCGTTTTGGTTAAGAAAAATAAAAGCAGATATTCTTCATTTTCATATGCCCAACCCACTTGGCGTTATGTCGTATTTCCTGGCACGCCCAAAAGGGAAGCTTGTGGTTACATGGCAAAGCGACATCGTGAAACAGAAGAAATTCCTTCTGCTCTATGCCCCTTTCGAACGATGGTTTTTACGTCGGGCTGACGTTATCATAACCACTTCCGGTAATTTGGTTAATTATTCCAAATTCTTACCTCCTTTTAAGGATAAGTGCAAAATAGTACCTTTGGGAATCAATATCGAGGATTACGGGCTAAGTAGTGAAGGCATCCAAAAAGTGAGTGACATTAAAAAGGGCCATACCGGGAAGCACGTGTTGTTTGTCGGCAGGTTGGTTTATTATAAAGGTGTTAAGTATTTGATTGATGCAATGGAACACATCGACGCAGAATTGACTATCATCGGCAGTGGTCCGTTAAGGACCATCTTGGAAGCTCAGATTGAAAAGAAGGGTCTTTCAGGTAAGGTGACAATAATACCTCCGGTGACAACAGAAGAATTAGTCTGTCATTATCATTTGTGCGATGTTTTCGTTTTGCCGTCTGTGGCAGTAAGTGAAGCATTCGGAATCGTACAATTAGAAGCAATGGCCTGCGGTAAACCTGTTGTGTCAACGAATCTCCCCACGAGTGTGACGTATGTCAATGAGAATGGCAAGACCGGTATTGTTGTAGAGCCTGAAGATTCAATGGCTTTAGCCGAAGCAGTTAATAAGCTGCTCAATGATAACAACTTGCGAACAACGATGGGAGAATATGCGCAAGCCAGGGTAAAAAGAGATTTTACGAATAAGCAGGTCGCATTCAAAGTAAGAGAAATATATAAGGAACTTGTTTCTTTTTGAGTTGAATTGTACGGCAAGAGGTTCATTGTTTCATTGCTATACTATATAATGTAGTTGGTTCTATTTCTAAAACATTTTTTGTGAAAGGTGATTGACGTGGATTTTTTAAAAGATCATTTGCTATTGGTTGAATATTTAATCTTGATCGGAGTCGCACTGGGGTATTGGTTATTGGAGACGAAATCCAAGATTTTTGATAAGATTTTGAATGTCCTGATGCTGGTCCTGGTTGCTGGTATTCCTATAATTTATTCCTCAATAACGCGGTCTGTTTTTGAAGTTAACAAATTGCTGCTTCTCCGTCTGGTACTTAGTTTCGGCTATGGACTGTGGCTTACCAAATGTATATTGCTTTCAACTCAACACAAAAAAACAGAAGAAACTACAGAAAGAAAAAAGACAACAAATGTTTTAGGGATAAGCTTAGCTGTTTCTACCATTGTCCTTATTAGTATTTTACCGGTAACGTTGCCTTGGAAGATATTCACATTAGTTATTGCGATTTTAACCATATACCTTATTCCTTCGATAGGGTTCCAATGGAAATGGATGCGGCTTGAGAATGCTTTTTTAGCTTGGTTGCTGGTAAATATTTTTGCTACAATCATTTCAAAAAATATGTACGTAAGTATTATTGGTGCCTATGATCGCTGGGAAGGGATCATTACTGTTTTTAATTATATAATGCTGCTATTGATGTTTGCTCAATTAGTAAGAACTCGGCGTGCTTTGTATTGGCTTCTTGGCGGACTGCTGGTACCAACGACGTTATCGGCTATTTACGGTATTTTTCAGAGCTTTGGCGTCGACTTCATGCATTGGAGCGTCGATCCTACTTCGAGAGTATTTGCCAGCATTAATAATCCAGTCCATTTTAGCGCATATGTAGGTATGTTGGTTCCTGTAGGCTTAGGCTTTTTACTGCATTTGTGGTCATTATCTGCGAATGATAAAGATTTAAGTAATAAGTATTCGGTATTGAAATGGGTTATTTATATATCTACATTTCTCTGTTATTACGCGCTTTATCTATCTTTTTCCCGTGCAGCTACTTTAGGGTTTACCGCTTCGATGACCATCTTCTATTTGTTTTCTTTAGACTTATTCAGTAAAAAAAGTAAAAAAACTTTTATTCTGGATTTTTTTCTGACTGGAGGATTTATAGCCTTATTTTATATTGATTATATTTTTCTTTACTTTATGCATGAGTCCCTCGGAAAATATGTTCTTGCTGCGACCGGTCTTTATTTTATCTGCTATTTTGTCTATCAGCTAGTGTATATGGCTGAAGAGAGATCTCCTATCGCTATTGTTCGCAGTCTTCTTGCAAATCTTCTATTGCTGACAGTATTTTTCTTTGATGATAGATTTTCCTTTCTTAAAGATCATTGGTGGGGTTTCGTTGCAATTGCCGGATTATTATCTGTTATCGGCTATTATTTATTCTCAATGACGAGAAAAAAAGGTTTTGACGGTGTCCGGCTTTCAAGCAAAATACTGATAGTGTATATGTTTGCAAAGCTTCAATTTGTGGTATCAAGCTGGGCAGCCATTGGTATCTATATCGTCCTGTTATTTGTGATCTATATACTTGTACAGGAAAAAGATAATCTCAACAAAACTTTTTTCAAGGCTATACTTAAGCTGTTCGCAATAATAATTGCTATTCCAACGGTGATATGCCTTCTCTTCGATCGAACAATGATTGATCAGTTTGTTAGTCCGGAACTTGGTATCTTGATAATGAACTTTATTTTTTTGACAGCTGTTAGTATTTATCTTTTCGTTATTGGAAAAGAAAATATTAAGCAAGAGAAGATAAATATGCTGGTCTCTTTTATGTTGCTTTTTGCGGTAATTGTATTTGTTCCATCTTTTTCGAACAAAATAACCGAGCTTTTTCAACAAAAAGATTCCTCTAAGTTTAGTGCCGCACTTCAAGCAGCAGGAAAAGTCGGATCATATGGGACTGTAGCATTGGAAGGAACTGCTCGAACCAGTATGTGGAAGAGTTCGTTGCCATGGATCAAAGACAATATGTTTTTAGGGACCGGACCGGATACGGTAAAGGAAATGTACCCTAAATATCGTCGGGCAGATTACGGTATTCTTGAAGGCGGTCACAATTTTACTCCTGACCGGGTGCACAATGAATATCTTAACACTGCAATCACAACTGGCCTGATAGGGTTCGCTGTTCGATGGTTTTGGTTAATCGGAGGATTTTTTGTAATTTCCTTAGGGTTTTTGTATAAAAATCAAAACAAACCTTTATTTTACATTCTTATAGGTACAATGTCCGGAGCTATGGTCCATTTGGGACAGCTCAATTTTAATTTCAGTGTTGTTGCTACAGCTGTTCTTTTTTATTCCTTAATAGGGTTATCTCTTGCAATCGGATATTTTAATCTTGGCAATCCGGAAGAAAAACTAGAGGAAGTACCGGCTGAAATTGATAATAAACGTAAATCGAAATCAAAAAAAGAGCTCAGGATGTCTAATCCTTTTTTTGATGAACCGTTTGATGATACCAAAGTAGATTCTTCGGCCTGGGTAAAAATTACACTTTTATGGATAGTGGTAGGAGTTTTTGTCTGGCAGGCTTTTTGCCCTTACTTAGCTGAGCGTTATTATCGCGAGGGGTTTAATTATTCGTCACAGAAGCGACGTGATCTCTCGATTGTAGAACTTGCCAAAGCTTGCAATTACGCACCATGGGAGACTCAATATCGTGTTCAATTAGGGAAAGACTATGAAGAGATGGCTGGAGATTTGACAAATATTCCGGAGAAATTAGCGGCCTATAAAAAAGCGGAGCTGGAATATGATAATATACTCAGGATAAGCCCATTAAACCCCTGGTATATAAATAGATTGGCAAATGTATTTTTACAATATCAGAATTTATATTCCGATCCAAAAATGAAGGCTGACTATCTTAACAAAGCCGAAACTCTATTACACAGTGCCGCTACTATAGACAACAATGATCCTCTGTTTCATATGAGCTACGGTTTTTTTATGCACAAATTGGGAAAAGTAGATGTTGCAATGAAAGAATATGAAAAAGTTCTTGCCATAGATGGCAGGATGAGCGAGGCCAGGTATAATATGGCAGATATATACAGAATGCGTGGGGATGTAACCAGGGCGATTCAAGAGTATGAATATATCGCTACGAGTGATCCTACTTTTACTAGTATATATGATAGTCTGGGGAGAATATATTTTTCTAGACAAGAATTTAATAAAGCAGTTTTTGTTTTTGAAAAAGCGCTCATTCAAAATCCGACAGACATTAATTTACTGCGCAATTTGGGAGCGACCTATCACCAACTACAAAATTGGGATAAAGCTGTTGGTGTTTATAAGCAAGCCTTACGAAGCAATCCTCAGGATGTAATGATAAGGCGGTATCTTGCTCAAGCCTATTATAATAAAGGAGATATTGAACTCGCTTTAGCTCAATTGGAAGAAATACAGAGGATAGCACCGGATGATCAAGCAGTTATTCAAAATATTAACGCGATGAGGTATCAGCTTCAACGGGGTCAAGCAAAAAAATAAGATGCAAAAATACGTCGTTCGATATTCTTTGACATTAGTTAAATTATTTGGTGACATAGTAATTATTAATTTGGGTTTACTATTTGGGTATGCCATTAAGTTCAAATTATATCTTCTTAGCAGTTATTTTAACATTAATATACAAATAGAGAATCCTGCCGCTCAGATTGAGCCATACCTTTCTATAATGTTTGTTTATTCGTTGTTGATGGTTTTTACCCTCTATTTTGCCGGCGTATACAAAATGCGGTATGGTATTTTTGCTGAGTTCGATGAGATCATTAAGATTATCAAAGGTATCAGTATCGGAGTAATTGAGGTAATGGCATTTACCTTTATTTATAAGAGTTTTCCCGGATCGCGATTTGTACTCTTATATTCAGGGTTATTTACGATTTTCTTGATGTCCTGCTATCATATTTTCATTTTACAACTCCAGAACTATTTTCGGACCAAGGGCCTTGGAAGCCAGAAGGTTATGATTGTCGGTTCGGATGAAATGGGGCAGTCGGTAGCTGAAAGAATAATCAAGAATCCGTCAGCTGGGTTTCATTTAGTCGGGTTTGTTGATAATAAGAACCCGGAAAAAATATCTTATAATATTAGCAAGTATTTTAATTATCTAGGTAATCTTGATGAGCTTGTAAATATTATAAAACAAAAAAGAATAAATAAAGTTATTGTAACAACCACGGATGTAGCACGTGAGGACCTCGAACAATGGTATCAGAAATGTGAAGAGCTTAATGTCGAGTTCCAGATTATTCCGGATTATTTAGAACTTATATCAACAACGGTTTCCATATCTGACATTGACGGTATCCCAATAATTACTATTCGTAATCTCAAACGATCATGGATTGAAAATGTTTATAAACGGATATTGGATATCTCAATCGCTTTATTTATGGTGCTCCTGGTATCTCCTGTAATGTTGCTTACCTATATTATGATTCGTATTACATCGAAGGGACCAGCTGTCTTTGAGCAGGAAAGGGTCGGGAAAAATAGTAAATCATTCAAAATGTACAAATTCAGGTCTATGATGGTCGATGCAGAAACTGGTTCGGGCCCAAAAATAGTTGTTGATCGAGATGATGATCGAGTTACTGCAGTTGGTAAGATCATTAGAAAACTGAGTATCGATGAATTGCCCCAATTAATCAATGTTCTTAAGGGGGACATGAGTATTGTCGGACCACGGCCTGAACGCGAACATTTCATAAAAAAATTTGATAATGAATATCCTGGTTTTTCGAAGCGATTGTTGGTAAAGCCGGGAATTACCGGGTGGGCTCAGATAAACGGACGGGCTGCACTATCATCAAGAGTTGAAGAAAAACTTCGTTATGATCTTTATTATATAGAAAACTGGTCAATTCTTTTTGATATCAAAATAGTTATCAAAACTGTCCTGAAAGTAATCTTTGCCAAAGAAGCTTATTAGGATTTCATTTGCCTTATAGCGTATCCAAAGTGTGGATACAGTGCTGTACGTATCTACTTTGGGTATTGTCCTTCTGTGTATATTTCTATATAATTAGGTAAAAATTAATTAAGGAGACCTGTGTGAGATATTTGATATATATTTTTATTGTCACTTTATTCTCGATAAACACCGCTTTTTCCTATAATCTCAATGTTTATAGTAGAAATGTAAAAGATGATATTGGCGAGGTGGTAATTAACAATAATATTATCATGAGATTATATGACACTATTGATAAGCAAGACCCTGCTATACGGGCGGAGAAAATGGTTCAGAGAATTACTCAGCTTATAGCTATTGGTCTTAACCCTTATAACATAAAAGTAAAATATACGGACGGTTATTATCACGGGGTTATTGGTAACAGAAAGTTGTTCACAGTCGGAAGGAAGGAAGCAGCAATTAATCAGACAACGGAGGATATGCTAGCTATTGAGTGGATTGAAAAACTTAGAGCTGTGCTAAAAAATATGCCTGTTTCTGATGTGAAGATAAGTGAAGATGAACTACAATCTTCTCTTGCTAATAATGTGCCGGAAACTGGTTATGCTTCTTCCTTTGAAGCTGATTCAAATGATTTCCTGGGAGTGCACCCTTCCTTGCCGGTTGGCACTATTGTAAGGGTCAAAAATATTCATAACAGCTGGAGTATCGTGGTGAAGATAATTGGAAATAAAGTTCTTCCTGCCGGAAGAGTGATCACTGTTTCGCAAACAGCAGCCAAGGCGTTGGGATTAGCACAGACCGGGCTTAGTAAAGTCTTAATCTCTACTGCGGTGTATTGATGGCTAGAGTTCGATTTGCTCCGAGTCCAACAGGAAACCTCCATATAGGAAGCGTGAGGACTGCGCTTTTCAACTGGCTTTATGCTAAACGGGTTAATGGCAGCTACATTTTAAGAATAGAAGACACTGATCTCCAAAGGTCCACAAAAGAATACGAGGACAATATACTTGCAGGTCTTAAATGGCTCGGTCTCGAATGGGATGAGGGACCAGGAAAAGAAGATTCGGTTCGATATCGACAGACAGAGCGTATTGCACAGCATGTTTATGTGCCATTTGTCGAGAAATTGCTTGAGCAAGATGACGCATACTACTGTTATTGCACTCCTGAAGAGCTTGAAAAAGAGAAAGCATTATCTGCCGCTCAAGGTCTCGCACCTGGATATACAGGAAAATGCAGGAATCTGACAAGCGAACAATCTGAACAATACAAAGCCGAAGGAAGAGCGTGTGCTGTTAGGTTCAGGGTTAAACCTGAGAAGATAATTGTTAAAGATATTATTCGGGGCAATGTCGAATTTGACACAAACCTGATTAATGATTTTGTCATACAGAAAGCAGACGGCTCGCCGGCATATAATTTTGCTGTAGTAGTAGATGATATTGCAATGAGGATTACCCATGTTATTCGCGGAGAAGATCATCTGCCGAACACTCCTAAACAAATTATGCTTTATAATGCGTTATCGTCCAATTTGCCTGAATTTGCACATCTTCCTATGATACTTGGCCCCGATAAGTCTAAACTCAGCAAGAGACATGGGGCTACGTCGGTTGTTGAATATCAGGAGCAAGGGTTTTTACCGGAAGCGCTTATTAATTACTTA encodes the following:
- a CDS encoding GDP-mannose 4,6-dehydratase; this translates as MKKKAIITGINGQDGSYLAELLLAKGYEVHGIVRRSSLENDKKLVNLKNSMDKIELHHCSMEDHLSLYKLISHIIPDECYHLAASSFVSYLFDDELSIVNTNFNATHYLLSSIKELVPNCRFYFAGSSEMFGEPETSPQDEECRFNPRSIYGISKLASYYVTKNYREQYGLYCCTGITYNHESPRRGHSFVTRKITSGVAKIVMGKARKLELGNLDTVRDWGYAPDYAQAMWLMLNNPLGPKDYVISTGIGHTVKNFLDVAFSLKGLDYRDYVEVNQKYFRPAEKKCLIGNSSLIKEELGWMPTKKFEDIITDMVLGDIDLLSNNVQECG
- a CDS encoding glycosyltransferase; the encoded protein is MGKVKKVLQINKLYYPWIGGVEKHIQDLSEHLLEFDDLDIQVLASNETYNYADEVIGGVKVKKLPNIVHLFFKKVLLFSTPVCLSFPFWLRKIKADILHFHMPNPLGVMSYFLARPKGKLVVTWQSDIVKQKKFLLLYAPFERWFLRRADVIITTSGNLVNYSKFLPPFKDKCKIVPLGINIEDYGLSSEGIQKVSDIKKGHTGKHVLFVGRLVYYKGVKYLIDAMEHIDAELTIIGSGPLRTILEAQIEKKGLSGKVTIIPPVTTEELVCHYHLCDVFVLPSVAVSEAFGIVQLEAMACGKPVVSTNLPTSVTYVNENGKTGIVVEPEDSMALAEAVNKLLNDNNLRTTMGEYAQARVKRDFTNKQVAFKVREIYKELVSF
- a CDS encoding undecaprenyl-phosphate glucose phosphotransferase, whose protein sequence is MQKYVVRYSLTLVKLFGDIVIINLGLLFGYAIKFKLYLLSSYFNINIQIENPAAQIEPYLSIMFVYSLLMVFTLYFAGVYKMRYGIFAEFDEIIKIIKGISIGVIEVMAFTFIYKSFPGSRFVLLYSGLFTIFLMSCYHIFILQLQNYFRTKGLGSQKVMIVGSDEMGQSVAERIIKNPSAGFHLVGFVDNKNPEKISYNISKYFNYLGNLDELVNIIKQKRINKVIVTTTDVAREDLEQWYQKCEELNVEFQIIPDYLELISTTVSISDIDGIPIITIRNLKRSWIENVYKRILDISIALFMVLLVSPVMLLTYIMIRITSKGPAVFEQERVGKNSKSFKMYKFRSMMVDAETGSGPKIVVDRDDDRVTAVGKIIRKLSIDELPQLINVLKGDMSIVGPRPEREHFIKKFDNEYPGFSKRLLVKPGITGWAQINGRAALSSRVEEKLRYDLYYIENWSILFDIKIVIKTVLKVIFAKEAY
- a CDS encoding glutamate--tRNA ligase produces the protein MARVRFAPSPTGNLHIGSVRTALFNWLYAKRVNGSYILRIEDTDLQRSTKEYEDNILAGLKWLGLEWDEGPGKEDSVRYRQTERIAQHVYVPFVEKLLEQDDAYYCYCTPEELEKEKALSAAQGLAPGYTGKCRNLTSEQSEQYKAEGRACAVRFRVKPEKIIVKDIIRGNVEFDTNLINDFVIQKADGSPAYNFAVVVDDIAMRITHVIRGEDHLPNTPKQIMLYNALSSNLPEFAHLPMILGPDKSKLSKRHGATSVVEYQEQGFLPEALINYLSLLGWSHPEGKEKMPVQEIINNFHIERISKSGAVFDVEKLRWMNGLYVRELPEEKLVKAVMPFLIRAYGSSVEEKSQEWLSEVIQSVRDNLTVLTDIVSATSVYFVAKPEYQPDFILKYLHDDLSKSIITDVINTFTSLSVYSEEVIKDYINALPVKYSCGKGKVLKPLRYAVSGQEHGPLFVKLLYLLGRETVVDRLKKALDM